A genome region from Hevea brasiliensis isolate MT/VB/25A 57/8 chromosome 7, ASM3005281v1, whole genome shotgun sequence includes the following:
- the LOC110644722 gene encoding BTB/POZ domain-containing protein DOT3 isoform X1: protein MLTSPAHLTPVPFQPHTSFSHLLLSPHFSHFILSTFPISFSLPSSSNKEFCYLLFCSYTVAMKKSLPVARPHSSESDSDIDQLYDQSIIVPTKVIAMADSFQKKEHSWFVTSPIPTDLSIQVQDITFTVHKYPLVSKCGYIGRLELQPSISNFGYELKLENFPGGSETFEVILKFCYGLPIDLNPHNIAALRCASEFLEMSEELEDGNLISKTEAFLTFVVLSSWKDSITVLKSCEALSPWAENLQIVRRCCDSIAWKASRNNSSIADVVNEEGWWFDDVATLRIDHFMRIITAIRAKGTTPEITGKCIMHYATRWLPGVDVELEGLRGYGYGKNELQFSILSGRNEDEGVGHSKQQKTIIESLVSLLPPQQEAVPCKFLSKMLKMAIVYSASSALIAELEKRVGLTLENASVNDLLIPNYKTEDQGKMIKQQEHRTMYNIDVVQRIVEYFLMHEHEQQQLQPMSGKSNVSKLMDSYLSEIARDPNLSITKFQVLAEALPENARTCDDGLYRAIDTYLKTHPSLSELDRKKICKVMNCEKLSLDACMHAAQNERLPLRTVIQVLFSEQVKMRAAMRGKELAAIGNNSEQEVTQTPTEIDIVTLKAELENVKEKMAELQRDYSELQHEYAMLNNNHKNLSGWILSWKKIRKSALFNRKVDGDESSEEQQRSKPLAHKGKFRRRQSVS from the exons ATGCTCACCTCACCAGCTCACCTAACACCAGTCCCATTCCAGCCACATACTAGTTTCTCACATTTATTACTTAGTCCCCACTTTTCCCATTTCATTCTCTCCACTTTTCCCATTTCATTCTCTCTTCCTTCATCATCTAATAAGGAATTTTGCTACTTGCTTTTCTGCAGCTACACAGTCGCCATGAAGAAATCTCTTCCAGTGGCTCGACCGCACAGCTCTGAGAGTGATTCCGACATCGATCAACTTTACGACCAAAGCATCATAGTTCCCACCAAAGTCATTGCTATGGCTGATAGCTTTCAAAAGAAGGAACACTCATG GTTTGTTACTTCCCCAATTCCAACAGATCTATCAATCCAAGTTCAAGACATCACTTTTACTGTCCACAAG TATCCTTTGGTATCAAAATGTGGCTACATAGGCCGTCTAGAACTTCAGCCTTCCATCTCAAATTTTGGCTATGAACTTAAGCTTGAAAACTTCCCAGGTGGATCAGAAACATTCGAAGTCATTCTAAAGTTTTGCTATGGCCTTCCAATAGACTTAAACCCTCACAACATAGCAGCACTAAGATGTGCATCAGAATTCCTAGAGATGAGTGAAGAACTTGAAGATGGAAACCTCATCTCAAAGACTGAAGCTTTCCTCACATTTGTCGTCCTTTCCTCATGGAAAGATAGCATCACTGTTCTTAAATCTTGTGAAGCTTTATCTCCATGGGCAGAAAATCTACAAATTGTTAGAAGATGTTGCGACTCAATTGCATGGAAGGCTTCTAGAAACAATTCATCAATCGCGGATGTagttaatgaagaaggatggtggTTTGATGATGTGGCCACCCTTAGGATTGATCATTTCATGAGGATTATAACTGCAATAAGAGCAAAAGGAACAACACCAGAAATCACAGGTAAGTGCATAATGCACTATGCAACAAGATGGTTGCCAGGCGTGGATGTGGAATTAGAAGGACTAAGAGGCTATGGGTATGGAAAGAACGAGTTGCAGTTCAGCATCTTGAGTGGGAGGAATGAAGATGAGGGCGTTGGACACAGCAAGCAGCAAAAAACCATTATTGAAAGCCTAGTAAGCCTACTTCCTCCTCAACAAGAAGCTGTCCCATGTAAGTTCTTGTCGAAGATGTTAAAGATGGCCATCGTGTATTCAGCATCATCAGCTTTAATTGCAGAGCTAGAAAAGAGAGTGGGGCTGACACTGGAGAATGCCAGTGTGAATGATCTTTTGATTCCCAATTATAAAACTGAAGATCAAGGGAAAATGATTAA ACAACAAGAACATCGCACAATGTACAACATAGATGTGGTACAACGAATTGTGGAATACTTTTTGATGCATGAACATGAGCAGCAGCAACTGCAACCAATGTCAGGGAAATCAAATGTTAGTAAGCTCATGGATAGTTACCTATCTGAGATTGCAAGGGACCCAAATCTTTCAATTACCAAATTTCAAGTTTTAGCAGAAGCACTACCAGAAAATGCCCGAACATGTGATGATGGTCTTTATAGAGCCATTGATACCTATCTGAag ACTCATCCTTCACTCTCTGAGCTCGACCGGAAAAAGATATGCAAAGTTATGAACTGTGAGAAATTATCACTTGATGCGTGCATGCATGCTGCACAAAATGAAAGATTGCCTCTAAGAACTGTGATACAG GTATTGTTCTCAGAGCAAGTAAAGATGAGGGCAGCAATGAGAGGAAAAGAGCTGGCAGCAATTGGCAATAACTCAGAACAAGAGGTGACCCAAACACCAACAGAAATAGATATCGTGACCCTGAAAGCAGAACTTGAGAATGTAAAGGAAAAGATGGCAGAACTGCAAAGAGACTACTCTGAGCTGCAACATGAATATGCAATGCTAAACAACAACCATAAAAATTTGTCTGGCTGGATTCTCAGTTGGAAAAAGATCAGGAAATCAGCTCTTTTCAATAGAAAAGTAGATGGGGATGAATCCAGTGAAGAACAGCAGAGATCTAAACCACTGGCCCACAAAGGCAAATTCAGAAGAAGACAATCTGTATCAtag
- the LOC110644722 gene encoding BTB/POZ domain-containing protein DOT3 isoform X2, producing MKKSLPVARPHSSESDSDIDQLYDQSIIVPTKVIAMADSFQKKEHSWFVTSPIPTDLSIQVQDITFTVHKYPLVSKCGYIGRLELQPSISNFGYELKLENFPGGSETFEVILKFCYGLPIDLNPHNIAALRCASEFLEMSEELEDGNLISKTEAFLTFVVLSSWKDSITVLKSCEALSPWAENLQIVRRCCDSIAWKASRNNSSIADVVNEEGWWFDDVATLRIDHFMRIITAIRAKGTTPEITGKCIMHYATRWLPGVDVELEGLRGYGYGKNELQFSILSGRNEDEGVGHSKQQKTIIESLVSLLPPQQEAVPCKFLSKMLKMAIVYSASSALIAELEKRVGLTLENASVNDLLIPNYKTEDQGKMIKQQEHRTMYNIDVVQRIVEYFLMHEHEQQQLQPMSGKSNVSKLMDSYLSEIARDPNLSITKFQVLAEALPENARTCDDGLYRAIDTYLKTHPSLSELDRKKICKVMNCEKLSLDACMHAAQNERLPLRTVIQVLFSEQVKMRAAMRGKELAAIGNNSEQEVTQTPTEIDIVTLKAELENVKEKMAELQRDYSELQHEYAMLNNNHKNLSGWILSWKKIRKSALFNRKVDGDESSEEQQRSKPLAHKGKFRRRQSVS from the exons ATGAAGAAATCTCTTCCAGTGGCTCGACCGCACAGCTCTGAGAGTGATTCCGACATCGATCAACTTTACGACCAAAGCATCATAGTTCCCACCAAAGTCATTGCTATGGCTGATAGCTTTCAAAAGAAGGAACACTCATG GTTTGTTACTTCCCCAATTCCAACAGATCTATCAATCCAAGTTCAAGACATCACTTTTACTGTCCACAAG TATCCTTTGGTATCAAAATGTGGCTACATAGGCCGTCTAGAACTTCAGCCTTCCATCTCAAATTTTGGCTATGAACTTAAGCTTGAAAACTTCCCAGGTGGATCAGAAACATTCGAAGTCATTCTAAAGTTTTGCTATGGCCTTCCAATAGACTTAAACCCTCACAACATAGCAGCACTAAGATGTGCATCAGAATTCCTAGAGATGAGTGAAGAACTTGAAGATGGAAACCTCATCTCAAAGACTGAAGCTTTCCTCACATTTGTCGTCCTTTCCTCATGGAAAGATAGCATCACTGTTCTTAAATCTTGTGAAGCTTTATCTCCATGGGCAGAAAATCTACAAATTGTTAGAAGATGTTGCGACTCAATTGCATGGAAGGCTTCTAGAAACAATTCATCAATCGCGGATGTagttaatgaagaaggatggtggTTTGATGATGTGGCCACCCTTAGGATTGATCATTTCATGAGGATTATAACTGCAATAAGAGCAAAAGGAACAACACCAGAAATCACAGGTAAGTGCATAATGCACTATGCAACAAGATGGTTGCCAGGCGTGGATGTGGAATTAGAAGGACTAAGAGGCTATGGGTATGGAAAGAACGAGTTGCAGTTCAGCATCTTGAGTGGGAGGAATGAAGATGAGGGCGTTGGACACAGCAAGCAGCAAAAAACCATTATTGAAAGCCTAGTAAGCCTACTTCCTCCTCAACAAGAAGCTGTCCCATGTAAGTTCTTGTCGAAGATGTTAAAGATGGCCATCGTGTATTCAGCATCATCAGCTTTAATTGCAGAGCTAGAAAAGAGAGTGGGGCTGACACTGGAGAATGCCAGTGTGAATGATCTTTTGATTCCCAATTATAAAACTGAAGATCAAGGGAAAATGATTAA ACAACAAGAACATCGCACAATGTACAACATAGATGTGGTACAACGAATTGTGGAATACTTTTTGATGCATGAACATGAGCAGCAGCAACTGCAACCAATGTCAGGGAAATCAAATGTTAGTAAGCTCATGGATAGTTACCTATCTGAGATTGCAAGGGACCCAAATCTTTCAATTACCAAATTTCAAGTTTTAGCAGAAGCACTACCAGAAAATGCCCGAACATGTGATGATGGTCTTTATAGAGCCATTGATACCTATCTGAag ACTCATCCTTCACTCTCTGAGCTCGACCGGAAAAAGATATGCAAAGTTATGAACTGTGAGAAATTATCACTTGATGCGTGCATGCATGCTGCACAAAATGAAAGATTGCCTCTAAGAACTGTGATACAG GTATTGTTCTCAGAGCAAGTAAAGATGAGGGCAGCAATGAGAGGAAAAGAGCTGGCAGCAATTGGCAATAACTCAGAACAAGAGGTGACCCAAACACCAACAGAAATAGATATCGTGACCCTGAAAGCAGAACTTGAGAATGTAAAGGAAAAGATGGCAGAACTGCAAAGAGACTACTCTGAGCTGCAACATGAATATGCAATGCTAAACAACAACCATAAAAATTTGTCTGGCTGGATTCTCAGTTGGAAAAAGATCAGGAAATCAGCTCTTTTCAATAGAAAAGTAGATGGGGATGAATCCAGTGAAGAACAGCAGAGATCTAAACCACTGGCCCACAAAGGCAAATTCAGAAGAAGACAATCTGTATCAtag
- the LOC110644713 gene encoding uncharacterized protein LOC110644713, whose product MGSRLGRRVVHFANLPIKLLMPTSFNYIKEIALKTIPSASKIEIKRVLESLYGFEVDKVRTLNMEGKKKKIRGLLIAKPDYKKAYVTLRNPLSISPDLFPLRVIEEEKERKNKQRRSSIMEDGEGKKHWLDGKKEERLGYEKGTGRGRGGVRDSTVEKAKFPWSSMRSPR is encoded by the coding sequence ATGGGGAGCAGACTAGGAAGAAGAGTAGTTCACTTCGCAAACCTCCCGATCAAGCTCCTAATGCCTACAAGCTTCAACTACATCAAAGAAATTGCCTTGAAAACTATACCTTCCGCTTCCAAGATCGAAATCAAGCGCGTCCTCGAGTCCCTTTACGGGTTTGAAGTCGACAAGGTCCGTACTCTCAACATGGAAGGCAAGAAGAAGAAAATACGCGGATTACTAATCGCCAAACCTGACTACAAAAAGGCCTATGTGACTTTGAGAAACCCGCTTTCGATATCTCCGGATCTGTTTCCATTGAGGGTTATTGAGGAGGAGAAGGAGAGAAAGAACAAGCAGAGGAGGTCTAGTATTATGGAAGATGGCGAAGGGAAAAAGCATTGGCTTGACGGGAAGAAGGAAGAAAGGCTTGGGTATGAGAAGGGAACTGGGAGAGGTCGTGGTGGTGTTCGTGACTCCACGGTGGAGAAGGCCAAGTTTCCATGGAGCAGCATGAGGAGTCCTAGATAA
- the LOC110644710 gene encoding UDP-N-acetylglucosamine transporter ROCK1, whose translation MAATKRKGTNSDSDGMNARVWLYSILLTLQYGAQPLISKRFTRREVIVTTSVLTCEIAKVICALILMAKNGSLKKLSNEWTLVGSLTASGLPAAIYAVQNSLLQISYKNLDSLTFSMLNQTKIFFTALFTFIILRQKQSIQQIGALFLLIMAAVLLSVGEGSSKGSSSSNPDQILFYGIVPVLVASVLSGLASALCQWASQVKKHSSYLMTVEMSIVGSLCLLVSTTKSPDGEAIRRYGFFHGWTPLTMIPVIANSLGGILVGLVTSHAGGVRKGFVIVSALLVTAMLQFIFEGKPPSLYCLLALPLVIISIAIYQKYPYRVKKKES comes from the exons ATGGCGGCGACGAAGCGCAAAGGAACCAACTCTGACTCTGATGGAATGAACGCAAGGGTTTGGCTTTATTCAATTTTACTCACTCTTCAATACGGAGCTCAGCCTCTGATCTCCAAGCGTTTCACCAG GCGAGAAGTTATTGTTACTACCTCTGTCTTGACATGTGAGATAGCTAAG GTAATATGTGCCCTGATTCTCATGGCAAAAAATGGTAGTTTGAAGAAATTATCCAATGAATGGACTTTGGTCGGTTCTCTCACTGCATCAGGACTTCCTGCAGCTATTTATGCTGTACAAAACAGCTTGCTGCAGATTTCTTACAAGAATCTTGATTCACTTACATTTTCAATGCTGAACCAgacaaaaatatttttcactgCATTGTTTACGTTTATAATATTGAG GCAGAAGCAGTCAATCCAACAAATTGGCGCTTTGTTCTTGTTAATCATGGCAGCTGTTCTTCTTAGCGTTGGTGAAGGCTCCAGCAAAGGCTCCAGTAGTAGTAACCCTGATCAAATTCTATTTTATGGGATTGTTCCTGTTCTTGTTGCCTCTGTTCTTTCCGGCCTTGCTTCAGCTTTGTGTCAATGGGCTTCTCAG GTTAAGAAACATTCTTCATACTTGATGACTGTAGAAATGTCTATTGTTGGAAGCTTGTGCCTGCTGGTCAGCACCACTAAGTCTCCAGATGGTGAAGCTATTAGACGATATGGATTCTTTCATGGTTGGACTCCATTGACTATG ATTCCAGTGATAGCCAATTCTCTTGGAGGAATACTTGTTGGCCTGGTAACAAGCCATGCTGGGGGTGTTAGAAAG GGATTTGTCATTGTTTCTGCACTACTTGTAACAGCTATGCTGCAGTTTATTTTCGAAGGGAAACCACCGTCATTGTATTGTTTGCTGGCCCTACCACTCGTCATTATCAGTATTGCAATATACCAAAAATATCCATATAGGGTAAAAAAGAAGGAATCATGA
- the LOC110643982 gene encoding asparagine synthetase [glutamine-hydrolyzing] 3-like, with protein MFLMSRKIKSLGVKMIISGAGSDEIFGGYLYFHKAPNKEEVHQETCQKIKALHLYDCLRANKSTSAWGVEARVPFLDKEFINVAMSIDPEWKMIRPDLGRIEKWVLRNAFDDEKNLYLPKHILYRQKEQFSDSWIDGLRDHANKQVKDATLMNASFIYPENTPTTKEACYYRTIFKKFFPKNAARLKVPGGPSVACSTAKAVEWDAAWAKNPYAALGVHAAAYKGTEDAKIENLMNGSPQTLQERIVEKTAIIA; from the exons ATGTTTCTTATGTCACGAAAAATAAAATCCTTAGGAGTTAAAATGATTATCTCTGGGGCAGGTTCAGATGAAATCTTTGGAGGTTACTTGTATTTTCACAAGGCACCTAACAAGGAAGAGGTTCACCAGGAGACATGTCAAAAG ATCAAGGCTCTTCATCTTTATGACTGCTTGAGGGCGAATAAATCGACTTCAGCATGGGGTGTTGAGGCTCGTGTACCCTTTTTGGACAAAGAATTCATCAATGTTGCAATGAGCATAGATCCAGAGTGGAAAATG ATCAGGCCTGATCTTGGAAGGATAGAGAAGTGGGTCTTGCGCAATGCATTTGATGATGAGAAGAACCTATATCTTCCAAAG CACATATTGTACAGGCAGAAGGAACAGTTCAGTGATAGCTGGATTGATGGTCTGAGAGATCATGCAAACAAACAA GTCAAAGATGCAACATTGATGAATGCAAGCTTTATTTACCCAGAAAATACTCCAACCACAAAAGAGGCATGTTACTACAGAACCATCTTTAAGAAATTCTTCCCTAAG AATGCTGCAAGGTTGAAGGTTCCTGGAGGCCCAAGCGTTGCGTGCAGTACTGCAAAAGCAGTGGAATGGGATGCAGCATGGGCAAAAAATCCTTATGCCGCTCTTGGTGTTCATGCGGCTGCATACAAGGGAACGGAGGATGCCaagattgaaaatttgatgaatggTTCCCCTCAGACACTACAAGAAAGGATTGTAGAGAAGACTGCAATAATTGCTTAA
- the LOC110644701 gene encoding oxidation resistance protein 1 — protein sequence MGKAKSFRSKAVHFVSDLTTVFLNPISDKLSKHPPSPPSTDDLSEPKRSQLDSITEEDDGDLVDGPDTSSFTAFLYSLLSSSDTGDNSNADEKNDNTAEMVDQLSENVRKESGIRKGLLSRGKQSLRAIYQAARIGGYRSQERKGESDMKLADEGDDNFDGLEMKHMQNVIEPVELGDLPGASEPSLLLSEKARSALYASLPALVQGRKWLLLYSTWRHGISLSTLYRRSMLWPGLSLLVVGDRKGAVFGGLVEAPLRPTNKRKYQGTNNTFVFTNKPGHPVVYRSTGANRYFTLCSTDFLAIGGGGHFALYLDEDLLNGSSSVSETYGNPCLANSEDFEVKQVELWGFVYGSKYEEVLALSRMEAPGICRW from the exons ATGGGAAAAGCGAAGTCATTTAGGAGCAAAGCAGTTCACTTTGTGTCTGATCTCACCACCGTCTTCCTGAACCCTATCTCTGATAAGCTCTCTAAGCATCCTCCTTCTCCCCCTTCCACT GACGACCTGAGTGAACCAAAACGGAGTCAACTAGACTCTATTACCGAAGAGGATGATGGGGATTTAGTTGATGGGCCAGATACTTCTTCCTTTACTGCATTcctctattctttattgtcatcttCGGATACTGGAGATAATTCAAATGCAGATGAGAAAAATGATAATACAGCAGAAATGGTTGACCAGCTATCTGAAAATGTAAGGAAGGAGAGTGGCATAAGGAAGGGCTTACTTTCTAGGGGTAAACAATCTCTTAGAGCTATTTACCAAGCTGCTAGAATTGGTGGATATCGGAGCCAAGAGCGCAAGGGTGAATCTGATATGAAATTAGCTGATGAGGGTGATGATAATTTTGATGGACTCGAAATGAAACATATGCAGAATGTGATAGAGCCTGTTGAGTTGGGAGATCTTCCAGGTGCTTCTGAGCCTTCATTGCTGCTTTCAGAGAAAGCAAGAAGTGCTCTTTATGCTTCACTTCCAGCACTTGTTCAAGGGAGGAAGTGGTTATTGCTTTACAG TACGTGGAGGCATGGGATATCACTATCAACCTTATATAGAAGAAGCATGCTTTGGCCTGGACTAAGTCTGCTG GTTGTTGGAGACAGAAAAGGTGCAGTTTTTGGTGGCTTGGTTGAGGCACCCCTAAGACCAACCAACAAGAGGAAATATCAG GGAACAAACAACACTTTTGTTTTTACAAATAAACCTGGCCATCCTGTGGTATACCGTTCCACAG GTGCAAATCGCTATTTCACTTTGTGCTCTACCGATTTTCTGGCAATTGGTGGGGGTGGCCACTTTGCACTCTATTTGGATGAAGATCT ATTAAATGGATCAAGCTCAGTCTCAGAGACTTATGGGAATCCGTGTCTTGCAAACTCTGAAGACTTTGAAGTCAAACAAGTTGAG CTTTGGGGCTTTGTATATGGTTCAAAGTATGAGGAAGTACTTGCTTTAAGCAGAATGGAGGCTCCTGGGATATGCCGGTGGTAA